In Chitinophagaceae bacterium C216, the genomic stretch GTGGCCGGTATATTCCCAAATTTTTGGGTAATCTGTTTTAAAGCATGATAATAGAGAATATCATTTAAGTTAGCAGGGGAAGTGGTAATTGGTAATTCGGGATAAGAAGATATACTTTTAGTAATGACGTGTATGGCCCCGTTTAAGGCTTTGTTACCGTATAGTGCAACAGCTTCTTGAGGAGGAATGATTTGAACCGATTCGATCAAATCCATCGGCATATCTAGAGCGTGAACGGGTTGTCCATCTACTATATAGAATGAACGGGTATGATCTTCGGGAACTACAAAATGGGATCGTACAAATTGTAATCGTTTCAGATCTACGTCTATTAGAGCATCCGGTTTGGGATCATTTAAGTGAAAGCGTATCAATTTCTGATAAATTAGTAGCGCTACGTATTTAGGTGCAGTAGAATCGGTCGTAAGTAATTCGGTATTTGCAAAGGCGGTGGCAGGAGCAAAAGCATCAGCTTGTTTGATTTCGAATTTATTTTCTGGTTGGATGATCTCTATTTCGTCGTTTTCAAAATAATCTAATGCTTCATGAGCCAAAAGGTCAAATAGGGTGGGTCTTAAATGTCGACTGTTGCCTTTCTGGATGAGAGCATCGTACGGCTCAAGTTTTGTTTGCTGAAGTTGTTTTGAGTTTTGTAATGAAGCGAGATATAATTCAGTAATTTTTTTATGAAAATCTTCGGCACTCCATGTGGCTATGTCATCTTTTTGATATGTGGGGGTATTCGTTCTATTGTATAATTTGTATCGGATGTCTTGAAAAAATTCCCAGTAAAGCGTTGCGAGATAATTTCGAAGTATGGATGCTGCGGGTTCTGTGCTTTGGGTGATTTCATCTTCTATTTCTTTGATGCTTTTTTCCAGATTGTCTTCGCGATTCTCATCTTGTAGTTGTGTAATATACATCAGCGATTTAATCACTTGTGCATCTTGTTTTTGGGCCTTGGCTTTTTGGTATATATCTTTTACTATCTTTAAGGCAGAGGTAGGGCGTCCTTCCTCTATCAATTTTTCTACATTCAGCCAGTCCGTTTTGTAGTATTCAGTTTGAGCATTACTTTTCATCACGGTAAAAATTATAATGGTCAGGATTATGATGGTATGTAAAGATTTTTTCATGTTTTTCAATAAACTTTTAAGATTCCGTTTCAATTGATGCAAAAAAATTAAAACTGCATAAAAGAAAGCTTGTATTTTTATGAAATAACGTATAACTATGGTTCGCTATTTATTAAGTATAGTGCTTTTTCTTTTTTTCACTTCGTTTGGTAATGCCCAGTATTACGACTCGGTGTGTGTAGTAAATGCACCTTGGAAGGTGGAAAAACTGGGTCCTAAAGTAAAGTTATATCATTATCACTTCACTAATGGCAAATTATTTAAAGCCAATCAGCATATTAGTTTTATAGTGGCGAAGAATAAGAGGGCTTGGTATGAGTTTGCCATGGCGGCCGAACCTCGACAATTGCGTACCGTAAGTGATTTTGCTGGACAATATGAGGCGATAGGGGCTATTAATGGTAACTTTTTCGATATGAAGAATGGAGGTGCTGTGGACTTCACAAAAGTGAACGGAGATGTTATCAATACAAATAAGCCGGGTAAAAATGGAAAACCGGAGTTCCACCAAAAGGCTGCTGTGGTAATTGACGATAAAGGAAGTATCGGGATTAAAAAATGGGATGGGCTAGTAAACTGGGATGAGTGGTTGAAAGAGCCACATGTGATGTTTACCGGGCCTTTGTTACTCCTAGATAGACAAATAGAGAAACTGGACTCGAATAGTTTTAATGTAACCAGACACCCGCGTACTGCTGTTGGTATTGCGAAAAGAGGAAAAGTGATTATGCTGGTGGTGGACGGCCGTCATACTAATTCGGCGGGGATGAGTCTTTTTGAGCTCACCAAGGTGATGCGCTGGTTGGGATGTGTCAGTGCTATCAATTTAGATGGGGGAGGGTCCTCTACTTTATGGGTAAAAGGAAAAGGTGTTGTAAATTATCCCTCCGATAACAAAAAATGGGACCATGAGGGTGAAAGGAAAGTTGCTAATATCTTATATTTGAAAAAACGTAAATAATATTTATTCGCGAAAGTCAACTTCAACTAACTGCTAGAAAAAATGCCGAAGGGTAAAAATCCTCGGCATTTTTATTTGATTAATTATCAAATACAATTGTTTTGTTGTGGTATACGAGTACTTTATCCTGTAATACCAATTGCAGAGCATGTGCCAGCACCGATTTCTCTATTTCTCTTCCGAGTTTTACCATATCTCTTACCGAATGTGCGTGATTTACCGGAATTGTTTGCTGGGCAATAATGGGCCCTTCATCCAATACATTGGTGACAAAATGTGCAGTGGCCCCGATGAGTTTTACTCCACGCTCATGAGCCTGTTTGTACGGATGAGCTCCTACAAATGCCGGCAAGAATGAATGGTGAATATTGATGATTTGAGACGGGTATTGTTGTACAAACTCTGGTGAGAGGATGCGCATGAACTTGGCTAGCACGATATAGTCAAATTTGTATTGAGCAAGTGTTTGCAAAATTTCCTGTTCAAATACATGTTTTTCTTTGCCTTC encodes the following:
- the purU gene encoding Formyltetrahydrofolate deformylase, whose protein sequence is MVILLQCSDRVGLVADIAAIMAAANLNIVSMKEYVHVDENRFYIRVEVSGETDLEQLQNQIKNRLPADTEISIRPYVKKKIAVLVTKEYHCLGDILLRNYFNTLGASVECVIGNYDILQSLTEKFDIPFHYITHEGKEKHVFEQEILQTLAQYKFDYIVLAKFMRILSPEFVQQYPSQIINIHHSFLPAFVGAHPYKQAHERGVKLIGATAHFVTNVLDEGPIIAQQTIPVNHAHSVRDMVKLGREIEKSVLAHALQLVLQDKVLVYHNKTIVFDN